GCGGcgggccggcggcgcggccaggtcgGCACAGATGCGCGTGTTCTTCGTGCCGCAATCGGCCGGCGAACTCGTCCGTTCTTGTGCCGTGCGGGCTCACTAACTAAACTGGATAATAGATAACGATTATCTGAATGAAACAAACCTACAAAATGATCCTACATCATTGGACACGACACGCTAGCACCAACAACTGCAACTGGTGACGAGAGAACACCGGAGAGGAGGGAGATCCGTTCGTTGCCAACCTAGGGGTGTGGTTGGATCGGATCAGATCAGATCGAATTTTGCTTATACCGTATATTTTTCTTGGATTCGGATCAAAGCGAATTTTGACCGGTTTCAGATTCAAATGCGTATATATCAAACTGCGAATTCGAATAAAAAATAGGATGTACTTGGATCGGAAACAAAATTAATTAAATATATGCTCTCATCGGTAGATAGTTATAGATCTTGCAAATTTGAGTGAATTTCACTTTTTACCTTATAGTTGTGCATTTGTGACACATATTACCCCATTTAGTGGAACTTCTATAAAAAATATCCTATTTAGGAGACTTCAAATACAGTTTAGCCCAAATTTATCATTTTGCTTGGTATTGTTAGATAGCATAAGCATGATACGTCGATGTGGGGCGATAAAATATGTAAATATCGAAGGACCTCATGAGCGATTATGCCCAAACTTGTTTAATCCATATGTTCTATTCATCACTATGGGTCTTTATATTTATGAACCCCGATCATCACCTAAAACCTTGCCCAGTAAATACACACTAGAAAATAAGGGTACAAAGCTTTTAAAATGGGTAATCTACATGAATTTTCACTCGGCTGGGTAATTAGTGTCACAAATGGAAAATTACAGGGTAAAAAGTGAAATTCACTCTGCAAATTTTGAGAGGGGTTTTAACTTTCAATCATGTGTAGTTAAGAAAAAAGATACAAATACACTAAAACTCATGGATTGACAGAAGTTTAAAGCTAAACATGTTTGCCAAATAAATTTGGTAACTCAATAAGTACTAACATTATGAGATTGACCTTAGGTTTTAACTCAAAAATCAGATTGTCCGGTTAAAAATCTTCAGATCATCCTAATTAAAGTTTGGATAATCCATTTCCACATGCTATTTGCAATACCATATTCTATACCGCATCCGTAACACCTTTTCGGAATCCATATCCTTATCCGCCGAACTCTTTAAAATCGGATTGGATATCTTAAAATGGACTCGTGGCCGGTTTTGGTGCGAAAATTATCTTATCTATTAAACCCCGGAACCTCTCATTTTTTTCCGGGGAGTTTGGTACCTGAACCTGTCGAAACAGGGGTAGAGAGGAAGTACGAGCAGAGAAATttgcaacaaaaaaaaaagaatggTGACTAAAGAAACAGAGGAACAGAGCGAAGCAGAGTGTTTGGGCAGAACAAAATCAGTTTCATTCATGCATCTGTTGCACAATAATTTAGTGCATGGAACTACTTCCTCACAAACTGAAATTTCCAAACACTGATTCATACTATGCCCAACTGAATCATAGTTGGCTTCTCCTACACTAAGAACTCTGCTATGGTTGCTGTCCATGGTGGTACTGTCGAGAATGCCGCAATTTGCAGCTTGTTCTTCGCTAATGGTTGCGTCGtccagggtagtcgtctcctcggCCGGTACAGCAACCTCATCGGATGCTTTGGTTGACGTAGAGAGCACGTCGATCCAGCCCTCGTCGGCGTCCCAATCCGGGAACGCCCACGCAGGGCAGGCCAATGCCTTGATCCTCTCCGCCGTGCTGTGCGACAGCTCGTCGTCGGCGGCGTCCTCGCTGTCGGAGTCCGACTCCCACAATGCCGCGTCCAGCGTGCTCTTTGGCGACACCCACTTCCCCTTGACATCTTCCACCTTCGTGTCGAAGACGGCGGAGGCCAAGAACGGGTGGTCCAGCAGCTGCGCCGCCGTGCACCGGTCAGACGGCTGTCTGATCAAGCAGCGGCCCAAGAAATCCTTCGCCTCCGCGGAGAGCCATTGGGGCACCTCTGGAACCGCGTCGGTGTAACCGATCCGGTGCATCGCGGCCAGCGCGTCGCCGTCCGCGCCGCTCCAGGGCGCGCGGCCGGTTGCCATCTCGACGACCGTGCATCCAAGAGCCCAGACGTCGGCCGCCGGGCCCTGCTCCTCACCGCGCGCCACCTCCGGCGCCATGAATGCAGGCGTGCCGCCAATGATATTCTCGCTCGCCTTCCGCGCGCACCCAAAATCCGCAAGCTTGGCCCGGCCGTCGGCGCCGATCACGACGTTCCTCGCCTTGACGTCTCCGTGCACGACGGACTCCTCGTGGAGGTAGGCCAGCCCGGCTGCGATGTCCGCTGCGTATGCTCTGATCGCGCGCTCGTCGATTTCGCCGCTCTTGGCAATCTCGTCAGCGAGCGAGCCGCCGGGGGCGAACTCGAGGAGGAGCTGGTATGTGCCGTCGCGGCCAGTGCGGCCGCCGACACAGGAGACGACGCGCGGGGAGCGCAGCGCGGTCATGATCGCCTGCTCCCTCCTGAGCACCGCGGCGCCGGCCGCGCGCGCCGACTTGACCGCGAAGAGCTCGCCGGACGCGTCGTCCGCCGCCAGGAACACCTCGGCCCCCGAGGCGCCGCGGCCCAGCGTGCGCACCCGCGTCCACCGCTCGCTGACCATCGCCATCTTGTTGGCTCTGTTGCTAATCGCGAAATGTGTGTGATGTGGTGGCTCCCGGTTTCTGTTGCGTTGGTCCTCTGTTGTTCTCGAGCTTACTTGTCTCCGGCTGCGGGTGAGCGTATGTATATATAGGATGGACGGGGAAAGAGGGGAAGGAAAGTATAGGAGACTGCAAGTTTAGAACACCGCCGGCATGGAAAGTGTTTGGCGTGTGCGCGATTAGGATTAGGAGGTACGGAAGGAAAGGCGTGGGGAAGCAGGTTCTTTTAGGTCCAGGAGGTACGGAAGGAAAGGCGTCACCGGGTCTTTTGTTTTGGGATGATTTTCGTGAGCTGAGAACTTATGGAGAATTTAGGAACTTATGGTGCATTTGGTTCCAAACGAAAAGAGGgatttttgttgattttttttttttttggtggtACCATACTTCGATACCCATAGAAAATATTGGGATTTTTGTTGAAAATAGACGCGAGGAGATTGCGCGGCGGTGGGCCCTTTGTCCTCCCGGCCCACTCGCGGACCTAGTTCTTCGACTCGACGTTGTGGGCCACCTACGACAAGGTCGAGTGGGATCCTCGACACCACGCTAGGTTCCTCGGCAACGAAGAGTTCATGTACGTCTTTCCGCTAGCCGCAGAAAAGAAGCTCAAGCCCGAGGAGGAGCCGCCTTCGCCCGAGAAGGACGACACTGCCGACTGCCTGGGCTACCTCACCTACTCGGCAGAGAAGGCCAAGGAGGAGGGCACGGAGGACCACCTCTATGTTATGTCGGAAGGGGTGGACGAAGGGGAGACGCTCAGGCTCGCCATGATGGCGTCCGAGTTGCAGCGCACGCCGAGCGCGCAGAGGCGTCCTTCCACTGCCCACATGATGGAAGCGAAGGGTGAGGAGTAGGCGTTGAGGCTCTCCATTGACGCCTCACGTGTGTTGCCCCCACCAACACCAAGGTCGTTGTGGGACCAGTGATCCGATGGCTCCACCACCGAAATTCCCTATGGCGACTCCTTCGCCGGTGTTGCCTTTATCGGCGTCGGCGCCCAGCAGGTTTTGGAAGATGCAGGTGATCGTGGACCTGACTCAGTAGGACGACGATGAGCAATGGACTTTGTTTCGGGCTGTTTTTTTTTAGTTTATATCTCCTTTTCGTTTCACATATGTAATTAAGTTCGCTGTCTACTTTTTTTTTTCATTGGGTCACTAGGGCTACCcgacctaagagcatctccaacagacgcgctatataggccgcgcggcataaaaacgtccgatatagcgcgcgcgggagggaatgtggcgctccagcaggcgcggtaaaCGGCGCGGCGCTGTAAAAATTTTAGGGCGCGCGGTGTTTTGCACAAACCGGAGCGGCATATCTGgcgcgtcggctacagcgcgcggcaaCGCTCGTCCAAGCACGAAAAAGCCAACGGCTGGAAATTTCCTCCCCCCGCGCCCGCGCCCTCATTTCCCCACCTACCGCCGGCTCGCAATCCAGCCGCCGCCGGTCgactccgccgccgcccccgctTCTGCGCGCCGCCGCGTCGTAGATCCGCGTCGCCCGCACCTCCTCCTGGCAGCGGCGGACGCTCCGCCGCCTTTGTGTCGCTCGCGCCGCCAGCGACGAGTTGTAGTCGGCGCTCCTTCTCCGCGGCCCCCTTCGCGCCGccgtcgcgttctcctccgcgcAGGCGTCGAcatgtcgtcctcgtcgtcctcgagcTTGCTAGCAACATGGCGCGCCCATGGTGCTCGCCCATTTGCTCGCAAGGTATGAACCTCCGCCGGCCGAGCGTGtgtaatcatgcacaacatgattatagaggacgatcgcggaaaagatgtggatcatacccactacgacttgatgggggttcccgtgcaagtgaggagatccgcacataggattgcccgattcattgcctcataccatgccattcggtgcaacgacacacatgatgagcttcaaaaagatctcatggaagaatggtggaattggaatggacaacaatagttgcatatttgttgtatttgtttgaaaactatgtgttgtattgtctgaaaaccatgttgtattgttgtatgttggacgtgttgtatttggtgtgaagtattgttgtgaacaatgtattgtatttggatggtacaatttatttgtgaatttttatatattgtttgatcttgttggatgcatacttgtgtgtgtttgttgtttgcgccgcgcccgcgcgctgcaaaatggcgtgtccggcggaggtgctattttaccgcgccatcgcgcgctgcaaaatagcgCACCCGGCGGGGGAGAAATCGCTCCGGCGCGCGGCAACGGTTTACAGCGTGCAGAATCTGAGGTTTAGAGcgccggctggagatgctctagctAGATAATTATAGGGCCACGGCTGATTTCATATCCGCGGCCTGACTACGAACCAAAGCGGACGCATGAGATGCGCGCTAAGAGGGGCGATCCCTATTTGACGCCTAGCGTGAATGTTAGCGCAGTGGCACGTAACCTCTGATAGCTAGGGTTCCAAAATGGGCCGACCTAATAGGATACTAGGTCCCGTTTTTTCCAATTGTTTCTTAGggtttctttgtttttctgctttttccggctgggtttctttgattttctGGTTTTCTATTTTAGGTTTACctgtttcaaatttgaacattcttAAATTTCGAGCATTTGAAAAATGTGAACAGTTTTTCAATTCCGTGGTGACCTATTCGAACGCGCGAGGACATGATGCGTCTCCTCGTTGGAGATGGTGTAAGAGTAGGGTGTGATGTggagctcctcctcctgctcgTGTTGGCCCATGCCGATGCCGGCCTGCGGCGACCGAAAGCGGAGCGCGGCTGTGTGGTGGACGCGAGCAATTTTGCGGATACGCAGCTCGTCGATCGCGTGCCTCAGATGCGTCGCTTGCTTCCTTCCTTGCTCACCCTGCGTGATCACGTCGCCGCCCGCTCCACTCCATCGTCTTCG
This Lolium perenne isolate Kyuss_39 chromosome 1, Kyuss_2.0, whole genome shotgun sequence DNA region includes the following protein-coding sequences:
- the LOC127339235 gene encoding mitogen-activated protein kinase kinase kinase 18-like — encoded protein: MAMVSERWTRVRTLGRGASGAEVFLAADDASGELFAVKSARAAGAAVLRREQAIMTALRSPRVVSCVGGRTGRDGTYQLLLEFAPGGSLADEIAKSGEIDERAIRAYAADIAAGLAYLHEESVVHGDVKARNVVIGADGRAKLADFGCARKASENIIGGTPAFMAPEVARGEEQGPAADVWALGCTVVEMATGRAPWSGADGDALAAMHRIGYTDAVPEVPQWLSAEAKDFLGRCLIRQPSDRCTAAQLLDHPFLASAVFDTKVEDVKGKWVSPKSTLDAALWESDSDSEDAADDELSHSTAERIKALACPAWAFPDWDADEGWIDVLSTSTKASDEVAVPAEETTTLDDATISEEQAANCGILDSTTMDSNHSRVLSVGEANYDSVGHSMNQCLEISVCEEVVPCTKLLCNRCMNETDFVLPKHSASLCSSVSLVTILFFLLQISLLVLPLYPCFDRFRYQTPRKKMRGSGV